The following proteins are co-located in the Silene latifolia isolate original U9 population chromosome 1, ASM4854445v1, whole genome shotgun sequence genome:
- the LOC141612624 gene encoding uncharacterized protein LOC141612624 codes for MASKFTNLFDLLGGNESDDDVTDLYERMKKKADEEVPSSPPKTRKEYIVFAENSEHIDSRGNGNENAKSDEEGWQVVHKKVYAKKIQENGNELSNGSEPTTGKGDVNGKISMTNGNANGNGNGRGGKKKGSGRYRGRGKGSVGNGNHDNENRDKDLSNGGNGDVVDAGNSEGDAAVTVESLNDKESGGKETTEEVKSDIPKPEETAEEREERLRKEQREERRRLRIQEAAEEARKMTLDQYEALLKKKQALNLKKTEARRVVSTDEDFENMKEVGKKLDNDETLIVEKEKTKGKAALVKSTSESKLKKSKSFEKGPKPLAANLAKLFRPASFRSHRSRRGRDHENQVGFAHRLPSQNGSTSEDLPSNNGPLDEKVLKDEIQFPVLGSVPPALPSESSAPPANPSTSSESSSAPPSNPSTSSGC; via the exons ATGGCGTCTAAATTCACAAATTTGTTTGATTTGCTCGGCGGTAACGAAAGCGATGATGATGTTACCGATCTCTATGAACGCATGAAGAAGAAGGCTGACGAAGAAGTTCCATCTTCTCCTCCTAAGACTAGAAAAGAATATATTGTCTTTG CTGAAAATTCGGAGCATATTGATTCTCGTGGGAATGGAAATGAAAACGCAAAATCGGATGAAGAAGGCTGGCAAGTAGTTCATAAGAAAGTATATGCAAAAAAAATCCAAGAAAACGGCAATGAGCTTTCTAATGGTTCCGAACCGACCACGGGGAAAGGTGATGTAAATGGCAAGATCTCAATGACAAATGGGAATGCAAATGGTAATGGGAATGGTCGTGGTGGTAAGAAGAAGGGTAGTGGTCGATATCGTGGACGAGGAAAGGGTAGTGTCGGGAATGGAAACCATGATAATGAAAACCGTGATAAGGATTTGAGCAATGGCGGTAATGGAGATGTTGTTGATGCTGGCAATTCTGAAGG TGATGCTGCCGTCACGGTCGAGTCATTAAATGACAAAGAATCCGGAGGGAAGGAAACAACTGAGGAGGTCAAGAGCGATATTCCAAAACCCGAGGAAACTGCAGAGGAGCGGGAAGAGAGGTTGAGAAAGGAGCAAAGAGAAGAAAGGCGACGTTTGAGGATACAGGAAGCAGCTGAG GAAGCTAGGAAGATGACTCTTGACCAATATGAGGCCCTATTAAAGAAGAAGCAAGCCTTGAACCTCAAGAAGACGGAAGCAAGAAGAGTCGTATCTACTGACGAGGATTTCGAGAATATGAAAGAAGTCGGGAAAAAGCTAGATAATGATGAAACACTG ATTGTAGAAAAAGAAAAGACGAAGGGGAAAGCTGCCCTTGTGAAATCG ACATCTGAGTCGAAGCTGAAGAAGAGTAAAAGTTTTGAGAAGGGACCTAAGCCTCTT GCTGCCAACTTAGCTAAACTATTTCGACCAGCTTCCTTTCGTAGCCACAGAAGTCGGCGAGGAAGAGACCATGAAAACCAGGTTGGTTTTGCGCACAGGTTACCTTCTCAGAATGGTTCTACAAGCGAAGATCTTCCAAGCAATAATGGGCCTCTTGATGAAAAAGTCTTAAAGGACGAAATTCAGTTTCCAGTCCTCGGGTCTGTCCCCCCTGCGCTACCCTCCGAGTCTTCAGCACCACCTGCAAACCCATCCACCTCATCCGAATCTTCTTCTGCACCTCCTTCAAATCCATCCACTTCATCGGGCTGCTAA
- the LOC141612440 gene encoding germin-like protein subfamily 3 member 4 yields MLNSRCLISSLLLIAIKVCLADDDNIQDFCPAAISNSNDPHNQIFFNGLPCQNPANVTASDFKSMELKEVGDTDNFFLSSTNIVTAKEFPGLNTLGLALGRTDIEIDGIVSPHSHPRAAEIIFVSKGIVTIGFIDTGNQVFKKMLREGDVFIVPKGMLHFCYNTGFEFATLISVLNSQNPGVIDITGTVLGSGSETAAHVKQRLASLTQQEVEHTTSQATASNRHSEL; encoded by the coding sequence ATGTTGAATTCTCGGTGTCTAATCTCGTCTCTCCTCTTAATTGCCATCAAAGTCTGTTTAGCAGACGACGACAACATCCAGGACTTCTGTCCTGCAGCCATCTCAAATTCCAATGATCCGCACAACCAGATCTTCTTCAATGGACTTCCCTGCCAAAACCCTGCCAATGTGACCGCTTCTGATTTCAAGAGCATGGAGCTCAAAGAGGTTGGAGATACCGACAACTTCTTCCTGTCGTCGACTAACATTGTCACTGCGAAAGAGTTCCCGGGGTTAAACACTCTTGGGCTTGCGCTGGGACGAACTGATATAGAGATTGACGGGATTGTGAGCCCACACTCTCATCCCAGAGCTGCCGAGATTATCTTTGTGAGCAAAGGGATTGTGACAATTGGGTTCATAGACACCGGGAACCAGGTGTTCAAAAAGATGCTCAGAGAAGGAGATGTGTTCATTGTTCCAAAGGGTATGCTCCATTTCTGTTATAATACAGGGTTCGAGTTTGCAACTTTAATCTCAGTCCTTAATAGCCAGAACCCGGGAGTTATTGACATAACCGGGACTGTTCTCGGTTCTGGCTCAGAGACTGCAGCACATGTAAAGCAAAGACTCGCATCTCTAACCCAACAGGAGGTTGAACACACCACTTCTCAAGCAACGGCTTCTAACCGACATTCTGAATTGTGA
- the LOC141612431 gene encoding V-type proton ATPase subunit D, whose product MSGQTQRLNVVPTVTVLGVIKARLVGATRGHALLKKKSDALTVQFRQILKKIVSAKESMGDIMKNSAFSLTEAKYVAGENIKHVVLENVSTATLKVRSRQENVAGVKLPKFDYFTEGETKNDLTGLARGGQQVQQCRVAYIKAIEVLVELASLQTSFLTLDEAIKTTNRRVNALENVVKPRLENTIQYIKGELDELEREDFFRLKKIQGFKKKEIEKQLAAARKFAEDQVAENVSLQRGISVNAAHNLLAGSFPKDEDIIF is encoded by the coding sequence ATGTCTGGCCAAACCCAGCGCCTCAATGTTGTTCCAACTGTCACCGTGCTTGGAGTCATAAAAGCTCGTCTTGTTGGTGCCACTAGAGGACATGCCCTTTTGAAGAAGAAGAGTGATGCTTTGACTGTTCAGTTTCGTCAGATTCTCAAGAAAATAGTCTCCGCAAAGGAGTCTATGGGCGATATTATGAAAAATTCTGCCTTTTCCTTGACTGAAGCCAAATACGTTGCAGGGGAGAACATTAAACACGTTGTCCTTGAAAACGTATCAACTGCCACCCTTAAAGTGCGCTCTCGTCAAGAAAATGTCGCAggagtcaagcttcccaagtttGACTATTTCACTGAGGGAGAGACCAAAAACGACCTCACTGGGTTGGCTCGAGGTGGCCAGCAAGTCCAGCAGTGTCGAGTCGCCTATATAAAGGCCATTGAGGTTCTCGTAGAGCTGGCTTCTCTTCAAACATCATTTTTGACACTTGATGAGGCTATCAAGACTACTAACCGTAGGGTGAACGCCCTGGAAAATGTGGTTAAACCAAGGTTGGAAAATACCATTCAGTACATCAAAGGTGAGCTGGATGAGCTCGAAAGGGAGGACTTTTTTAGATTGAAGAAGATACAGGGTTTCAAGAAGAAGGAGATTGAAAAACAGCTAGCAGCTGCCAGGAAGTTTGCCGAGGATCAGGTTGCTGAAAATGTTTCACTGCAGAGGGGAATATCGGTGAATGCAGCTCATAATCTGTTGGCTGGCTCGTTCCCGAAGGATGAAGACATAATCTTCTGA